In Bacillus cereus ATCC 14579, a single window of DNA contains:
- the dnaA gene encoding chromosomal replication initiator protein DnaA has translation MENISDLWNSALKELEKKVSKPSYETWLKSTTAHNLKKDVLTITAPNEFARDWLESHYSELISETLYDLTGAKLAIRFIIPQSQAEEDIDLPPVKPNPAQDDSAHLPQSMLNPKYTFDTFVIGSGNRFAHAASLAVAEAPAKAYNPLFIYGGVGLGKTHLMHAIGHYVIEHNPNAKVVYLSSEKFTNEFINSIRDNKAVDFRNKYRNVDVLLIDDIQFLAGKEQTQEEFFHTFNALHEESKQIVISSDRPPKEIPTLEDRLRSRFEWGLITDITPPDLETRIAILRKKAKAEGLDIPNEVMLYIANQIDSNIRELEGALIRVVAYSSLINKDINADLAAEALKDIIPNSKPKIISIYDIQKAVGDVYQVKLEDFKAKKRTKSVAFPRQIAMYLSRELTDSSLPKIGEEFGGRDHTTVIHAHEKISKLLKTDTQLQKQVEEINGILK, from the coding sequence TTGGAAAATATCTCTGATTTATGGAATAGTGCCTTAAAAGAATTAGAAAAAAAGGTAAGCAAGCCTAGTTATGAGACATGGTTAAAATCCACAACGGCTCATAACTTGAAGAAAGACGTATTAACGATTACAGCTCCGAATGAATTTGCTCGTGACTGGCTAGAATCTCATTACTCCGAACTAATTTCAGAAACACTATACGATTTAACAGGGGCAAAATTAGCAATTCGCTTTATTATTCCCCAAAGTCAAGCTGAAGAGGACATTGATCTGCCTCCAGTTAAGCCGAATCCAGCACAAGATGATTCAGCTCATTTACCACAGAGCATGTTAAATCCAAAATATACATTCGATACATTTGTTATTGGCTCTGGTAACCGTTTTGCCCATGCAGCTTCATTAGCTGTAGCTGAGGCGCCAGCTAAAGCGTATAATCCACTCTTTATTTACGGGGGAGTTGGACTTGGAAAGACACATTTAATGCACGCAATTGGTCATTATGTAATTGAACATAATCCAAATGCAAAAGTTGTATATTTATCATCAGAAAAATTTACAAATGAATTTATTAACTCTATTCGTGATAATAAAGCTGTTGATTTTCGTAATAAATATCGTAACGTAGATGTTTTATTGATAGATGATATTCAATTTCTTGCTGGAAAAGAACAGACTCAAGAAGAGTTTTTCCATACATTTAACGCATTACACGAAGAAAGTAAACAAATTGTAATTTCTAGTGACCGACCACCAAAAGAAATTCCAACTTTAGAAGATCGTCTTCGTTCCCGCTTTGAATGGGGACTTATTACAGACATTACGCCGCCAGATTTAGAGACACGAATTGCGATTTTACGCAAAAAAGCAAAAGCTGAAGGGCTTGATATACCAAATGAAGTTATGCTTTATATCGCAAATCAAATTGATTCAAATATTCGTGAATTAGAAGGTGCACTTATCCGAGTTGTAGCTTATTCATCTTTAATTAATAAAGATATTAATGCTGATTTAGCAGCTGAAGCACTTAAAGATATTATTCCAAATTCTAAGCCGAAAATTATCTCTATTTATGATATTCAAAAAGCTGTCGGGGACGTTTATCAAGTGAAATTAGAAGATTTTAAAGCGAAAAAACGTACAAAATCAGTTGCGTTTCCTCGCCAAATTGCAATGTATTTATCGCGCGAGCTTACAGATTCCTCTTTACCAAAAATAGGTGAAGAATTTGGTGGACGTGATCATACAACAGTTATCCATGCCCATGAAAAAATCTCTAAACTACTAAAAACCGATACGCAATTACAAAAGCAAGTTGAAGAAATTAATGGTATTTTAAAGTAG
- the dnaN gene encoding DNA polymerase III subunit beta yields MRFTIQKDYLVRGVQDVMKAVSSRTTIPILTGIKVVATEEGVTLTGSDADISIESFIPVEENGKEIVEIAQSGSIVLQAKYFSEIVKKLPKDTVEISVENHFMTKIKSGKSEFNLNGLDSAEYPLLPQIEEHHVFKIPTDLLKHMIRQTVFAVSTSETRPILTGVNWKVYNSELTCIATDSHRLALRKAKIEGHNIADEFQANVVIPGKSLNELSKILDESEEMVDIVITEYQVLFRTKHLLFFSRLLEGNYPDTTRLIPAESKTDIFVNTKEFLQAIDRASLLARDGRNNVVKLSTLEQEMLEISSNSPEIGKVVEEVQCEKVDGEELKISFSAKYMMDALKALDSTEIKVSFTGAMRPFLIRTVNDDSIIQLILPVRTY; encoded by the coding sequence ATGCGTTTTACAATACAAAAAGACTATCTTGTAAGAGGTGTACAAGATGTAATGAAGGCAGTTTCTTCTCGTACAACAATCCCTATCCTTACAGGAATTAAAGTTGTAGCTACTGAAGAAGGGGTTACATTAACAGGAAGCGATGCTGATATTTCTATTGAATCGTTTATTCCAGTCGAAGAAAATGGAAAAGAAATCGTAGAAATAGCTCAATCAGGAAGCATTGTTTTACAGGCAAAATATTTTAGTGAGATTGTAAAAAAACTACCTAAAGACACTGTCGAAATTTCTGTGGAAAATCATTTTATGACAAAAATAAAATCTGGAAAATCAGAATTTAACTTAAATGGTTTAGATTCTGCAGAATATCCGTTATTACCACAGATTGAAGAACATCATGTATTTAAGATACCAACGGATTTACTTAAGCATATGATCAGACAAACTGTATTTGCAGTTTCTACTTCTGAAACAAGACCGATCTTGACAGGTGTAAACTGGAAGGTATATAACAGCGAGTTAACTTGTATTGCAACAGATAGTCATAGACTAGCACTTCGAAAAGCGAAAATCGAAGGACATAATATTGCAGATGAATTTCAAGCTAATGTTGTTATCCCAGGTAAGAGCTTAAATGAATTAAGTAAGATTCTAGATGAGTCTGAAGAAATGGTGGATATCGTTATTACGGAGTATCAAGTATTATTCCGTACAAAACATTTATTATTCTTCTCAAGATTGTTAGAAGGAAATTATCCAGATACAACACGTTTAATTCCAGCAGAGAGTAAAACGGATATTTTTGTGAATACAAAAGAATTCCTACAAGCAATTGATCGTGCTTCACTATTAGCGAGAGATGGCCGCAATAACGTTGTTAAATTATCAACTTTAGAGCAAGAAATGCTAGAGATTTCTTCGAATTCACCAGAAATCGGAAAAGTTGTCGAAGAAGTACAATGCGAAAAAGTAGATGGAGAAGAGTTAAAAATTTCTTTTAGTGCAAAATATATGATGGATGCATTGAAAGCTTTGGATAGTACAGAGATTAAAGTTAGCTTTACTGGGGCGATGAGACCGTTCTTAATTCGTACAGTAAATGATGATTCAATTATTCAATTAATTTTACCGGTTCGTACTTACTAG
- the yaaA gene encoding S4 domain-containing protein YaaA, whose product MKRIKISTEYITLGQFLKLADVIDTGGAVKWFLQEYEVYVNNELENRRGRKLYANDVIEIPGSGTFQVQA is encoded by the coding sequence ATGAAACGTATTAAAATTTCAACAGAGTATATTACACTAGGACAATTTTTAAAGTTAGCTGATGTAATTGATACAGGTGGCGCTGTAAAATGGTTTTTACAAGAATATGAAGTGTACGTGAACAACGAACTTGAAAATAGAAGAGGTCGCAAACTATATGCGAATGATGTTATTGAAATTCCAGGAAGCGGAACTTTCCAAGTTCAGGCATAA
- the recF gene encoding DNA replication/repair protein RecF (All proteins in this family for which functions are known are DNA-binding proteins that assist the filamentation of RecA onto DNA for the initiation of recombination or recombinational repair.), with protein sequence MFISEIQLKNYRNYEKLELSFEDKVNVIIGENAQGKTNLMEAIYVLAMAKSHRTSNDRELIRWDEDFGQIKGKLQKRNSSLSLELNISKKGKKAKLNQLEQQKLSQYIGVMNVVMFAPEDLNLVKGSPQVRRRFLDMELGQIAPVYLYELSQYQKVLTQRNHLLKKMQGNSKNEETMLDVFTLQLIEHGAKILQKRFEFLHLLQEWAAPIHRGISRGLEELEIVYKPSVDVSESMDLSKIKEVYYESFQSVKQREIFRGTTLIGPHRDDLQFFVNSKNVQVFGSQGQQRTTALSLKLAEIELIYSEVKEYPILLLDDVLSELDDYRQSHLLNTIQGKVQTFVTTTSVDGIEHETLKEAKTIHVTNGTVDCEIDRE encoded by the coding sequence TTGTTTATTTCAGAAATACAATTAAAAAACTATCGCAATTATGAAAAATTAGAGCTTTCCTTTGAAGATAAGGTAAATGTAATTATCGGCGAAAATGCGCAAGGGAAAACAAATTTGATGGAAGCTATTTATGTTTTAGCGATGGCGAAATCTCATAGAACCTCTAATGATCGCGAACTTATCCGCTGGGATGAAGATTTTGGTCAAATAAAAGGGAAATTACAAAAAAGAAACAGTTCTTTGTCTTTGGAATTAAATATTTCGAAAAAAGGTAAAAAGGCAAAATTAAATCAACTTGAACAACAAAAGTTAAGTCAATATATTGGCGTGATGAACGTTGTCATGTTTGCCCCAGAAGATTTAAATCTTGTAAAAGGAAGCCCTCAAGTAAGAAGACGCTTTTTAGATATGGAATTAGGACAAATAGCTCCTGTATATTTGTATGAATTAAGTCAATATCAAAAGGTGCTCACGCAACGAAATCACTTGTTGAAAAAAATGCAAGGGAATAGTAAGAATGAGGAAACGATGTTGGATGTATTTACACTTCAACTAATTGAGCATGGTGCGAAAATACTGCAAAAACGTTTTGAATTTTTGCATTTGCTACAGGAATGGGCAGCTCCAATTCATCGAGGTATAAGCCGTGGATTAGAAGAGTTAGAAATTGTCTATAAACCAAGTGTAGATGTATCAGAATCAATGGATTTGTCGAAAATAAAAGAAGTATACTATGAAAGTTTTCAATCTGTGAAACAACGTGAAATTTTCCGTGGTACGACTTTAATTGGTCCTCATCGTGACGATTTACAATTCTTCGTTAATAGTAAAAATGTTCAAGTCTTTGGTTCGCAAGGACAACAACGAACGACCGCACTATCCCTAAAATTAGCTGAAATTGAATTGATTTATTCAGAGGTTAAAGAATATCCAATCCTTTTGTTGGATGATGTTTTATCAGAATTAGATGATTATCGTCAATCACATCTTTTAAATACAATTCAAGGAAAAGTGCAAACATTTGTTACAACGACGAGTGTCGACGGAATTGAACACGAAACATTAAAAGAAGCGAAAACAATTCATGTAACGAACGGCACTGTAGATTGTGAAATAGATAGGGAATAA